The window AGTACACCCTCGGCTTTGTTGAATACCTTCGGTTCGGGGTTCCCTCCACCCTGATCGTTCTCAGTGTGGGCGTTGCCCTGATCTACCGAATCATGACGTGAAGATGTGACCCGGGATCCCCGGCTCACGACACGGACAGAAGGTAAGGGGATAAGAAGGTAAGAGGATAAGAGGGTGAGAAGGTGAGAAGATGAGAAGATGAGAGGGTAAGAGGTTTAGCCCGCAACAGAAAAGGGACCCTGTAATCCCTGCCATTCGTGCAAAAAAAAATGAAGCGTCATATTGAGGACGAAACCGGAAAGGAAAAAATCATGTTTCGAATTCGAAGGGTTTATGATGATATTCTTCCCAACGATCGGTCTGCCGTGGAGCAGGTACAGGAGATCCTCCGTTCCCAGTTTGACACCCTTTCAAAGGCGGACATAGACAAGCTGCCGCTGCAACTGCAAAATCCGCTCAAGTATCGTTTTCGTACCATCCTCCATATTGCCGAGGGCGAACGTCGAATAGTCAAGGGGTTTGCCCTGATGATGCATGCGCCGGATATCCATTTCAGTTATCTCGATTTTTTGGCCGCTGATCCTAAACGGATGGGCGGCGGCATCGGGGGCGCTCTTTACGAAGGTGTTCGTGAAGAGGCGCGGGTCTTGAAAAGCATCGGACTCTTCTTTGAATGCCTCCCCGATGATCCGAACCTGTGCCACGACCCGGAACTTCTGAAAGAAAACCGGGCACGCCTCAGGTTCTACGAGAAATACGGCGCCCGCCCGATCATCCACACCGAGTATGAAACCCCCTTTTCAGCGGGCGACGATTGTCCGCCCTATCTTTTGTACGATGCCCTGGAACATCCGAAAGCGCTTTCCCGTGAACACTGCCGCCGCATTGTGCGAGCGATCCTGGAGCGCAAATACGGTTCCAAATGTCCGGCCGGCTATATCGACAAGGTAGTCGCCTCTATAAAAGACGACCCGGTCCGCCTTCGGGAACCCAGATATGCAAGACGGAACACCACCGGGAGGCCGAACAGCATGACCCGGCGCTCCATGGTTCACCGGCTCGGGCTGGTGGTCAGCGATAAACACCAGATCCATCACGTACCCGAACGGGGGTACGTGGAATCGCCCGTGAGGATTCGATCCATTCTCAAGGAACTTGAAAAAACAGATCTCTTCGAACGGTTGCCCATACGCCATTTTTCGAAAAAATATATCACTGCAGTCCATGACAGGCGGTTTGTAGAATACCTGAAGGCGGTGTGCACAAAATTGGCCCCGGACAAGTCCGTCTACCCATATGTATTTCCCATTCGGAACGCGGCCCGTCCGCCCAAAGACCTGCCGGTCCGTGCCGGATATTTCTGTATGGACGTATTTACCCCCCTCAATCAAAACGCCTATCACGCGGCCAAGCGGGCGGTGGACTGCGCTCTCACCGCGGCCCAGGCCATCCTGGAAGGCTATCGCATGACCTACGCCCTGGTTCGCCCCCCGGGACACCATGCGGAACGTCATGTATTCGGCGGGTTCTGCTATTTCAATTCGGCCGCCATTGCGGCAAATTATCTGTGCCGCTACGGAAAGACGGCCATACTGGACGTGGACTACCACCATGGCAACGGCACGCAGGACATCTTCTATGAGCGATCGGATGTCCTGACCGTCTCCATCCACGGTCACCCGAGGGTCGCCTATCCTTACTTCTCCGGATTTGAAGATGAGAAGGGGGAAGGGCCTGGAAAAGGTTACAATCTGAACATTCCTCTGCCCGAAGTGATCACCGGCGTCCAATATCGAGAGGCCCTGAAAAGGGCCATCAGCCGCATCCGGAAATTCAAGCCCATATTCCTGGTCGTACCCCTGGGACTGGACCCGGCAAAACATGACCCGACCGGGTCATGGATGCTAACGGCGGGTGATTTTTTTGAAAACGGGAAACTTATCGGCGGCCTGAACCTCCGCACCCTGGTCGTTCAGGAGGGCGGATACAGGGTTCATTCCCTGGGGATTAATGTCAGGCATTTCTTCTCGGGCTTGACCTACGGCGCAGCGTGGCGGTGATCCCGATGAGAAGCCCCGATATTCGATGGGAATCCGGCCCCCATGGATGGAATACTCTGCTCCGAGTGGGGACCACCTTCTGGAAGGAAGAAGGGATAATATATGACGGACCGGTTTAGAGAAACGGCATTTCCCCTCTGGATGAAATGCGGACTTGCGGCCATCATCCTGTTGCTTATTTCAGGCGGGGTATGGTTTTTTATGGACCAGCAAACGCAGCAGCAACAGGAAATGGAAATGAATCTAACGGCCATCGCCCGGCTCAAGGCAGACCAGATCGCCGCCTGGCGGGAAGACCAACGGGTGGATGCCGAACTCCTCGTGCAAAATCCATCTCTGATCGAGGCCGTGACACGCTTTCGGGCCGATCCGGAAGGCGATTCCGCCCAGCGGCTCCTTGCTGTACTGCGCCAAATTCAGAAGGAGCACGATTACGCCGACCTTCTCCTGCTGGACCCGGAGGGGATGATGCGTCTGTGCGTGAA is drawn from Deltaproteobacteria bacterium and contains these coding sequences:
- a CDS encoding histone deacetylase family protein; this encodes MFRIRRVYDDILPNDRSAVEQVQEILRSQFDTLSKADIDKLPLQLQNPLKYRFRTILHIAEGERRIVKGFALMMHAPDIHFSYLDFLAADPKRMGGGIGGALYEGVREEARVLKSIGLFFECLPDDPNLCHDPELLKENRARLRFYEKYGARPIIHTEYETPFSAGDDCPPYLLYDALEHPKALSREHCRRIVRAILERKYGSKCPAGYIDKVVASIKDDPVRLREPRYARRNTTGRPNSMTRRSMVHRLGLVVSDKHQIHHVPERGYVESPVRIRSILKELEKTDLFERLPIRHFSKKYITAVHDRRFVEYLKAVCTKLAPDKSVYPYVFPIRNAARPPKDLPVRAGYFCMDVFTPLNQNAYHAAKRAVDCALTAAQAILEGYRMTYALVRPPGHHAERHVFGGFCYFNSAAIAANYLCRYGKTAILDVDYHHGNGTQDIFYERSDVLTVSIHGHPRVAYPYFSGFEDEKGEGPGKGYNLNIPLPEVITGVQYREALKRAISRIRKFKPIFLVVPLGLDPAKHDPTGSWMLTAGDFFENGKLIGGLNLRTLVVQEGGYRVHSLGINVRHFFSGLTYGAAWR